A region from the Lysobacter antibioticus genome encodes:
- a CDS encoding DUF6869 domain-containing protein, protein MNANAMADAWLRRLDKIVEGKLVLTEDVPDETDWVDDRIYSIIIRDRSFDLIVEFVNKVLERRSTEEVMDNLAAGPVETMLFHGREVALDLIVEEARRNRLFKQMLGGVWQNNLSDELWEKFLQARGEM, encoded by the coding sequence ATGAATGCCAATGCTATGGCGGATGCTTGGCTACGCAGGCTCGATAAGATTGTTGAGGGGAAGCTGGTGCTGACCGAGGACGTTCCTGATGAGACTGATTGGGTTGATGATCGAATATATTCGATCATCATTCGGGACCGGTCGTTTGATTTGATCGTTGAATTCGTCAATAAGGTTCTTGAGAGGCGCTCTACTGAAGAGGTTATGGATAATCTGGCGGCCGGGCCGGTCGAAACCATGTTGTTTCATGGTAGGGAAGTAGCGCTCGACTTGATTGTTGAGGAAGCGCGGCGAAACCGGTTATTCAAGCAAATGCTTGGCGGCGTCTGGCAAAATAATCTTTCCGATGAGCTGTGGGAGAAATTCTTGCAAGCAAGGGGTGAGATGTAA